The genome window GATCGCAAAGATTTTGGAATACTGTAGTAAAAACAACATCACCGTAATTCCATTCGGAGGAGGTTCCTCCGTGGTCGGCGGTTTGGAAGTGGTAAAAGGGAAAGGGCAAAAAGCGGTTCTTTCATTGGATACGACCAGGATGGATTCCCTCTTATCCTTGGACAAAGAAAGTTATCTCGCGACCTTTCAAGCGGGGATTTACGGACCCAAACTCGAAAAATTGTTAAACGACAAAGGATTTACTCTCGGACATTTTCCTCAGTCTTTCGAATATTCTACGTTAGGCGGATGGATCGCGGCGAGAAGCGCGGGTCAACAATCCAATCGCTACGGTAAAATCGAGGAAATTCTTACGAGCTTGAAAGTAATCACTCCTTCCGGAACGGTGGAAACACTCCGAGAACCGGCCTCTTCCACGGGACCGGATCTGAATCAGATCTTTGCGGGAAGCGAGGGCTTGCTCGGAATCATTACCGAGGCGACCGTCAAGATTCACAAACTTCCGGAAACGAGAAAGTATTTCGGAATCGTTTTCCCGAACTTTGCGGCCGGTTTGGATTTTATCCGTGAAGTCAATCATAGGGAAATTCCGACTTCCATGATTCGTCTTTCCGATAAAAACGAAACTCGTTTGTATCAAACGTTAGGCACTCTCGGTAAGAAAAACACTCCGATCCGCTGGATCAAAAATATCATTCAAAATCAGGTTCTACGCTGGAAGAATCTCGGCGAAGATAAATGTGTGATTCTTTTGGGACTCGACGGAACGAAAGAGGACGTTTCTCAGAATTTCTCCAAGATCAAACCTCTGATCGGTAAACATAAGGGATTGTATGCCGGAACACATCTCGGAGAACAATGGATTCATTCCCGATACAACATGCCTTTCTTACGCAATCACGTGATGGAAAACGGCCTCGGTGTGGATACGATGGAAACCTCCACGACCTACGACCGGGTTCTACATCTTCACAAGGAAGGGATCGCTTCTCTGGAAAAATCGATTCCGGGTTCGATTGCGATGTGTCATATCTCTCACAGCTATCACGAAGGGGCGTGTCTCTATTATACGATCCTGTTTCCGATGGACGAAAAGAAACCGGCGGATCAGTGGTTTAAGATGAAACGGATGGTTTCGGATACGTTCTATCAAAACGGAGCGCCGATCTCCCATCACCACGGCGTCGGATTCGATCACAAGGTTTGGTATGAAAAAGCGACTTCCAAACCGGTGCTACTCGGGTTACGCGCTTTCAAAAAAGAAGTAGATAAAAAGGAAATTTTAAATCCTGGGAAAGTGTTTCACTGAAGTAAGATTTTTAAAATCAAAAAGCCGGCATAAAACCGGCTTTTTGATTTTCGTATATTCTAAAATTAGAATTTACTGAAATACGGGCCTTCTTCTTTCGAGAATGGACTTCATTCCTTCCTGACCGTTTCGGGAAAAAACCGCCTCGGATAGAAGTTTTACGTCTCGTTCCGCGTTGTGTTCAGCAAACATACGAACCGGATCGCGGAGAGCGATTTTAATTCCAGTAACCGAGCCCATAGCCATGTCCTTGAATTGATCGCAGTATTTACGCGCGCGCACGAGAAGATCCTCGGAAGATGCGGCAACCTCGTCGATCAAACCGATCTCGAGCGCTTCTTCCGCTTTGAGTCCTTTTCCCGAATACAAAAGATCTCGTGCCTTTGTGATACCCACGGTTTCTTTCAACATAAACCCGGCGACCGAAGGAAAGTTGATTCCGATTTGAGATTCTGGAAAACCGAGTCTTCCTTTTTTTTCAACCATGATTCTATAATCGCAAAAGATCGCATAAACGGCGCCGAGCCCCATGGAATGTCCGTTCATCGCGCAGATCAGAGGTTTTTCAAAAAAGAGAAGTTTGGAAGCGGTGTCGAGAGCAAGACGAAGAACGTCTTGAATCTCCGCCAATGTTTTTCCCACGAAAATTTCCGGATTGAATCCGTTGGAAAAAAACTTCTCGTTTTTGGAAGTAAGGATCACCGCTTTGACGGAAGGATCTTTTGCAGCTGCTTCCAACTTTGCGGAGATGACTTTAAAGAATTCTCCGTCGAGGGAATTGACCTCGTTGGTTTCGATGTAGAGTTCGAGAACGTGATTGTTTTTAATTTCGGAAAGCATTTTCGCTCCTTGGATTCATAGTAGTTCGAATCGTTTGAACGTGCGTTTAAACGATTCGTTCTTATTCCGGATTTTTCCAAATTGAATCCGGAAAGAATGTTGTAAATCTCGATCTTGGTTTTTTAAAACTGAAATTTGGACGCCGGAATCGTTTCCGACAAAGCGATCTTTTTCATTTTGATCTCGATCTTGTTCTGATCCGAATTCGTGTTCGGTTCCACGATTCTTGTGATCGTAGTTTTCGGAGGAAAAGAAATCGTTCCCTGCACTTTCGTAATCGCCTTGAGATTGCTTTTTTTGGAAAGAAGTTCCACGGAACTGATTCCAAAATCCGTCATCCAAAACGTAATGTCCTCTCCCGGTTTTTTGACGAGAATGGCCTTTTCCGAAAGATTTACGAAGATGGGATCGTTCCCCGCAAGTCCGGAACTGTTGTTGGAAAGCAAAGAATACAAAACCGGAAACGGAATCGTGGATTGTTTTTTGCCGCTCGGATCTTTAAAAAGAATATCGCCCATCGGAAGAACCTGCGGCCCTCCGTTTGCGGTCTTGATATGAATCGAATTCCCGTCCGTATAAACCCGGGAAACGATCATTCCGAAAAAAGGATCGGAAAGTTCGATGTACATCTTTCCCGAAGGTTTGTCGTAATAGATTTTTCCGTCCGCGGAAAAACTTTCCTTTTTCGGAACGAAATTTTCCACACGCATGGAGAATTCCCCCGAATAAGATGAATTCTTCGTTTCCAAATCGCGGACCGATTTTAAAACACGCGCCGCATCCGGATTTTTGGAAGAAAGGAATTTCAGATTTCCCTTATCGGGAAAGGAAATCTCCTCGATCTGTTGACTTGTACATCCGATCGCGAAAAGAGAAACCATTAGAATTGTTGCATAAAGAGTCTGTTTCATAACTTGAATTTTCCGAGATTATTTTCCGGGTTTAAGACCGGAGTGTTCCGAAGATCCGTTTTGCAGTTTTTTTTGAATCCTGGAAATGTCTTCCTTCTTCTTAAATAGTTTGAGGCTTTTTTCCCAATAGGCGGTCGCGTTTCGTCCTTGGTTTTTTTCCTTATAAACGTCGCCGATATGTTCCAGAATCACGGGGTCTTCTTCCCCTTTGTCCTTGAGAATCTGATAGGCAAGCTGCAGATGCAAAAGCGCCTCGTCGAGATTTCCTAATCTGAAAAATATCCAACCGAGGCTGTCCTGATACGCTTCGTTGTCCGGAGCGAGTTCGACCGCTTTTTGAACCAGCGCGAGGCTTTCTTCCAGACGAATCCCCTTTTCCGAAAGATAATATCCGAGATAGTTGTAAGCCATCGGATTTCCGGGATCGATTTCGATGGACTTTTTCAGATCCTTTTCCATGGATTCCTGTTGTTCCAACTTCTCATGGACCGAAGCTCTGTAAAAATAATAGACTCCGTTTTGCGGATCGGTTTCGATCGCAGCATTAAATTCTTCTAATGCTTCTTTGTATTTTTCCCTCGAAGCCAAAACGATCCCGAGCAGATAACGCGCATAAGACATTCCGGGTTGAGTTTTCAATACGTTTCGAATGATCGCTTCGGCTTCCTCTTTTTTTCCGGGAGGTTCGGCGCGGAGCAAATACGCGAGATGCAATTGAAACTTGAGCTTGTCCTCTTCCTTTTGCGCTTTTTCGGCGGCTTTGCGCGACATCAAAATCGCCCGGTAGATGGAACCGGATTGTTCGTGACAGGATGCGAGAAAATCATAGATTTCCGCTTCTCCCCATTCCAAAGCGGAATCAGACGCGAGCAACGCACGATTGGCCGTTCGTTCCGCGAGTTCGAACTGCTGCATATTGAATACGAGTTCAGCGACTTCTCGAAGTTCCTTCCGATACAAGGAAGAATTCTTCTCCTTTTCGTAGATATCCAACATTGCGAGACGAACCGCGAGTCTGCCCGGAAGTTTTTCCTTTACGGGTTGAAGAATATTCTTCGCTTCCGAATATTTCCCCAAAAGAACGAGATACAACCCTTCCAAAACGCTTCCTTTCGGGATTTTGGACTGCTGATTCAGAATATTAAAATATTCGAATGCGGTAGCCTTACTTTCGATGAAATACATCTCCGCCAAAAGGTGTTCCACCGAGGAAAGATTTTTTTTGGATTTGAGGATCTTATTCAGTTCCTTTCTCGCGGAAGAGAATTTACCGAGCTGATTGTAGATCTTGGCAAGTGTCAATCGCGCCGTAATATCGCTCGGATTCTGCTGGACGTACGAAGTCAGAAAATACAAGGCCTTTTTGTTTTGACCGTTCGCGAAATACATTTCTCCGAGTGATTTGTCGACGAAGGATCTGTATTTCGGATTTCCTTCCCGGTTGCGAATCGAATCGCTGAGAGACGTTAAATACAGAATCGCTCTCGGATAGTTTTTGAGTTCCTGATTGAGGGAACCCAAAAGATATAAGAAATCGGAGTCGTCCGGAAATCGACTCAGATTCGCTTCGAGATAATCGCTGGATTTCTGGAATTCACCGACCCGAATCAGAATTCTCGCTTTTAAAAGATACGCGTCCCTGAAGTTTGCATCCGTGAGAATCGCCGCGTCCGCTTCCTTTTCCGCGTTATCAAACTGACCGAGATAAAAATGCACGTTGGCCTTGGCTACTCTCGAAACCGGAGAAACCTTTCTTTGCAGAACGTCCGAACATCGAATGTATTTTTCATAATGCTCGACGGATTCTTCGTAGCTCTTTCGGGATTTTTCCTGAGAAGGAATCTTTGCGGCGTCGGTTTGTTTTTCAAACGCGAGCGAAAGAAAGAATTCCGGCGCAACCGTCGACCCGGAATACTCGCATTCTTCCTGAGCATGCAAGACAGTCGTAAAGAGAAGAAGCAGCGCGCAAAACGAAAGAAAACGGAAACCGGGAAGTCGGGAAGCGATTGTATTATTTGCTTGATTCATTCAGGTAATCGGACAGATTTGAAAAGAATGTTCCACGAAACAGGAACCATCCTCTCAGCAGGTCCGGAATTTCATTTTGCAACCGATCCGTCCAGGAGTCGAATCAATTTTCCAACGCGTAGGAGTCTCCCACTTTGTTAACTTACATTCGGGAAAATCGAAAGTATGTCTTTCTCTTAATTCTCGTTTGGGCGATCGCCGCGGCATGGATTCTTCCGAACAGATATAAATTATTGAGTAAACTCGCCCTGATGATTCGACCGCCGGGCTACGATCGCCAAACCGCCGAAGAATTTATCGAAAAGGGAGACGCGATTCTTCAAAGGGAAATCGCCTATCAGGATTTAGGGGAAAGAATTCCCGATCTCGAAATTCTGAAAGAAGCTTGTTTGTACTATTATTCTTTGAGTGAAAGAGATACGGTTTTATACAGACCGTCCTGGACCGATTCTATGTCGATCTGGAGATTCAAGGATTCGGGTATGAGGGAAGAATCCTCCGAGAAAAAAATTTCTTCCAAAACGAAATCCAGAAATCCGATCACGGGAAGTTTTAATCCGGGAGAATATTGGAAGGTCGCCTCTCCGAACGTTTTGGAAGCGCTCGACTATTACAAGCGAGCCTTGAATTTTTCCGGACCCGATTTTTCCGTTCCGAAAAAGATCGAAAAGACCGCGCTCGCCGTTTGCAGACCGGAAGAGGTTTTACTCGCCTACGCAGACTACGTTCGCAACACGGAAGAAGCGGTTCGAGTTGCGATGGAGAAAAAGAAAAAACCGAAATCTTTTTTTTCCTGCGCTAACAACGAAGAGCCGGATAACGTATTGACCGAAAAACAAAATCAGATGCGGGTTTGGTCCCAGATCAAATCGAATTCGTTCGTGATCGATCCGGATCGAAATCTCAAAGTAAACGCAAACGATTTCAAAAAAGCGTTGAACCTTCTCGCGTTCGGAATCTATAGAACCGGCCTCAATTCGATTTCTCCCTTGGAGGCGGACGGAATTTTGGAAAAGCTGTTGTTCTTTTCCGATCCGGGCACGGTCGAATACGATGAATTGCTGTTCAAACGGGGAATGCTCAATTATCAACTCGGCAAACGCGATCCGTTCTTTTTCAACAAAGCGATTTTTTATTTCACCGAAGCGGCCCGATCGGAACTTTTGGACAAAGGCTCCGTATTCGAATCCAAATTGATGATCGTCCGCGCTGAAATCCGAAAAGGACAACTCGATTCCGCGCTTTTGGAATTGCAGAAACTCGAAACGGATCTCTACACGATCGATAAAGCGTATCGAGTGACTGGCAGCGGAAGAAGCGATCTCGTAGAAGACAGAAAAAAACTTCTTCGATACGTTTTACGAAAAAAAGGAAGATACGAAGAAGCGGACGAACTCTATGTCGAAGAAGATTCGTTATTTTGATTACAACGCGACGCATCCTCCGTTCGCGGAAGTGATTTTAGAAGTTCAAAAGGATTATCTCGATGACTTCTATAACCCTTCGGGCGCGACCCGATTCTCCTTAGCCAGACAAGGAAAGATAGAATCCGCTCGAAAGACCCTGGAGGATTACACCGGAAAACCCGCGAAAGAATTCGTCTTTTCCTCCACGGGAACGGAGGCGAATCATTTGATGACGCAGGCGATCCGCGGTAAGTTTTCCGGTTCCGCGATCGTATCTTCTTTGGAACATTCCTCGATGTATTCCGCGTTGGAATTTGCCGGATTTACGTTTCGAAAAATACGTTCGAATCCGAACGGAACCGTCGACCTGACCCATCTCGAAACATTGTTAAACGAAGAAGCCGCTCCGATTTTCGTTCTTCACGTAGCCAACGAATCCGGAGTCGTTCAACCGATCGAAGCGATTTCCTCTCTTGCAAAACGATTTTCCGTTCCTTTGTTTTCCGATCTGATGCAATCCTTCGGGAAACTGGAGATTCCATTCGAACTTCTCGACGGGTTTACGTTTTCCGGTCATAAGATCGGAGCCGGAATGGGCGCCTCGGGAACTTGGGTGCAAAGCGACCTCGTTTCCGAAAAGGAATTCGCGATCTTTCACGGCGGCAATCAGGAGAACAATCACAGAGCCGGAACGGAAAATTCTCCCGCCATACTCGCTTTTTCCGAAGTTTTAAAGAGAAGAATTCCCGAACAAAAAGAAAAGCTGGATCGAGCTGAACGGTTTCGGACAAAGATTGAATCCGTTCTGGAAGAATGCGGATGTATTTTAATCGGAAAGGAATCGGCTCGGATTTCCACGACTTCCTTCTGTCTATTGCCAACGGACGACGTGGATTTTTTTATGATGGGAATGGAAGAATCGGGCTTTGTCGTTTCCACAGGCTCTTCCTGTAAATCCAGATCTAGAGAACCGGCTCCTTCCCTTCTTTCCATGGGCTATTCGGAAGAAGAAGCTCTTCGAGCGATCCGCATTTCGACAGGCTGGTTTACGACCGAGGAAGAAGTGGACGAACTTTGCCTGCATATCCGCAAAGTCCTGCGAGCCTTGACGGACGATTTATAAGGAAAGGATCTCGTTTGGGTTTACAAAATCTTCTTTCATGGATAACGAGAATCAGGTGAAACTATGATACGAATCTTCATCCATTCCGTTTTTCTAATATTCTTCTCTTTGATCAGTCTCGATTGCGGAATTGCCCTTACCACTCGGGCGACCCTAAAACTTCCTCCGCAAACGAAAACGGAAATTCTTCGAGTCAATGTGATCTACGGCGAAACGTACCGTATGCACGGATTGAATCTCGGATTCGCGAATTTCGTTCAAAAGGATTTGATTGGAATACAACTCGGAATCGTAAACGGGGCTGAAGAAGGTACGGGAATTCAAATCGGCGCGATCAATAATTCGAAGCCTTCCTTCGCTCTTTTGAAGATCGGAATTCTTAATTTGAACTTCTTTTTGGATTCGGGGAGACCGCAACCGGGAGACACACCGGAAAACCGAGAACGCAGAGTAAAAGGAGATCTTGCTTTTTCCGTCGGCGTCGCCAATCTTGCAAGCGGCAAAGTGAATTTCGGATTATTCAACTACGGATACGGCTTCAACGCGGGGTTGATCAATTGGAACGGGGAGGGTTCCGCCGTCTCGATCGGCGCGGTCAACATCGGCGAAACGGAGAATTTTCAGATCGGAATTCTTAACTTTTGCAAAGAAGGACCGATTTCCTTCATGATCGTCGCGAACTATTGCAGACCGGGTTGGACGGAAAACTCCTCTGCAAACGAAAATACATTCGCACCGGAAACAAAATAAATTCTTTCCAAACAAAATTCGAAAAAAGTCTTTTTAAAAAGTTTAGAACCCTTTCCTTTCGAAATAATATTGACAACGAATTTTCTTCGGTTCCAATTACGTCGCACAATCTAACACGAATCATGAAATACAAAATCAAACCTACCGTTTATCTCTTTTCCCTTTTAGCCTGGATCGCGACAACTAACTGCGGTTTTGCGCTGACTCCCCGGATCACGACTCGGATTCCACCCAAAACGGAAACGGAAGTATTCCGCTTAAACCTTCTCTATGGAGAACTCAAAAATCTCGCAGGGGTGAACGTAGGCGTCGTCAATATCGTGGAAGACCGGATGATCGGCGGCCAACTCGGGATCGTAAACTTCTCCGAAAAAAAAACATACGGAGCCCAAATCGCTGTCGTTAATTTATCCGAGAACAAAGGGGCCGGGATTCAGGCGGGGATCGTCAATTATTCCAAGGGAGAATCCAGCGGAATTCAAGCCGGAATCGTCAATATTGGAAGTCAACGATCCGGATTCGATATTACCATCGGTGCCGGAAACTTTGACACGAAAGGACTGATGATCGGAGGCGTGAATCTATATTCGAACGGTGTCAACATCGGAATTCTCAATGAAAAAGCGGGAGGCTTTAATCTGGGGGCTTTGAACATCAAAAGCGGCGGCGTCAACGTAGGAATTCTCAACGGAGGGAGCGGTATCCATATCGGTTTGATCAACTCCGGCGGCGAAGAGGAAACGGACGGACCCACGATGCAGTTCGGACTTTTAAACTTCTGCGGAAAAGGAACCTTTCCCATTATGATCGGATTCAACTACTGTAAATAACAATGAAACATACAAATTCTAGAATATTCAAAATTCATTTTTTATCTCCAGCTAAATTTTCGATTTTTCTTTTTTTGCTGAGCTGCGGAGTCACGGGATTCACGAACGAACATTCCGTCGTCCGCGTTCCCGTAAAAACCGAAACCGAAGTCTTTCACGCCAACTTTCTCCATGGAGAAGTGAAAAACTTATACGGACTGAACTTAGGAGTCGTCAACATCATCAAAGAACGATTGATCGGCTTTCAAGTGGGAGGCGCGAACGTCTCTGAAGGAAAAACCTATGGGGCGCAGGTCGGAGTGATCTATAACTCCGCAAAAAAAGGCGGTTTTACCGTTCAAGCCGGAGTCGCGAACAATGTGGAAGACGGCGGAGCCGGAGTTCAGGTCGGCATCTATAACAAAGGCGAAAACAAAGGCCTCTTTATTACGGCTGGCGCCTACAATAGAGGCGGAAGCGGAGCCAACGTAGGATTGATCAACAACGAGGGATTCGGCTTGAATGTCGGCGGATTCAACTACGGCTACGGAGTCAACGTCGGCGTAATCAATTCCGGAAAAGGACTCAGCATCGGGGCTTTGAACCTCGGAGAAGACGGAAATCTTCAGATCGGGATTTTGAACTTTTGCACGGAAGGTCCGTTCCCGATCATGATCATTGTGAATTATTGTTCTAAACCGGCGGAAACGATCGAGCCCAAACCGGCGGCGACAAAGGTCGACACGAAGATCGCCCCGGCCGACAAGTAAAACAAGAAATCCCGAACGAAGAATTACCGAGCATCCAAATTGCGCGTTTCTAAACGAAATACTGCTTCGAATCTAAAAACGGCGCGACTCGAAACCGAAAGCCGACTTTTCAAGGTAATATTCAAAAAATAGAACATTTTATTTTTTGAATATTCGAAAATCTGCTTCAAGGCAAGGACTGATAAATTCTTTCGGCATATCGATCGGTCATCCCGGCCACATAGTCGCTGATGACCCGATGCAAGGATTCGTCTTCGATTCTTTCCTTATACGTTTCCGGAATCTTTTCCGGATGTTTTAAAAAGTAATCAAAGAGGGATTCGATGACCTTCTTACCATAATCGCTCATACGAACGAGATCCTCGTGACGATAGAGCTTTTCGAACAAAAATGATTTTAATTCTCGAAAATACGAATGGATCTCTTCCGAAAAGGATGCGATGCGAATGTTTTGTTTCCATAGAAGCACCAAATCCTCGGTGGACCGCACCTGATTTTTTTCCAATTGTTGAGAAATATTTTGGATCAGATCGGAAACCATGGAATTCGTAAGGGTTCGAATCGCGGTTCGCACGAGAATTTTTTCGCCGGCGTCCTTGTATTGCAACTTGCAATTTTCGTAAACTTCTTTCCAAAACCGATTTTCCGATAAGTCTCCGAGATGAAGATAACCCATCTCCCAACCGTCTTCGATATCATGACTCGTATACGCGATTTCATCCGAAAGATCGGCGATCATTCCTTCGAGCGACGGCCCGCTTTCTTTTCTTTCCAACAACATCATCGAAGGATCGTAATCGGTTCCGTGTTTCATCAAACCTTTGAGAGTTTCTCTACAAAGATTCAAACCGGGGAAGTTCGGATATTTTTTTTCGATGGCGGTTACGATTCTAAGAGATTGTTTGTTGTGTTCGAATCCTCCGTGATCCTTCATCAAACCGGATAATACTTCCTGACCGGCGTGACCAAACGGAGTATGACCCAGATCGTGCGCCAAAGCGATCGTTTCGGATAAGTGAGAATTGAGTCCGAGAGCGCTCGCGATCGTTCTGGAAAGTCCCGCGACCTCCAAAGTGTGAGTCATTCGATTGCGGTAATTCTCCCCGACGGAAAAAATAAACACCTGGGTTTTGTATTGGAGCCGTTTGAACGCGCTGGAATGAAGAACCCGATCCCGGTCTCTTTGAAACGGAAGACGATAGGAATGTTCCTCTTCTTCGTAGATCCTTCCTCCGTTATTCGCGCTGGAAATCGCATAGGGTGCAAGTCCCTCTTTTTCTTTTTGAATCAAATCGTCTCTGGAAAAGTACACGTTTTACAAAATTTCGAAACTTTTCCGAAAAGTCCCCCCACTTTTTTTGTTTTGTTTACTGCTATTTTACGGGACACGTTTTTTACTGTCCTTGAAATCCTCAACCAAGGGACAGCGCAAAGAATGGAATTCTTAAATATTCTCGTGAATCTCTTTTCGGAATACGGATATATCGCCGTCTTTTTAGTTCTCATTCTCTGCGGATTCGGACTCCCCGTTCCCGAAGATATTTCCTTGGTTTCCGGCGGAGTGATCGCCGGTTTCGGAAAAGCCGATCCTCATTCTATGTTTCTCGTCGGTATGGCGGGAGTTTTGATCGGCGACAGCGCGGTTTTTTTAATCGGAAGAGTTTACGGAGTCCGCGTTCTTCAAATTCCGATGATCTCCAGAATCGTTACACCCGAACGATTCGCAAAGGTTCAAGACAAGATCGCCCGTTACGGAAACTGGGTTACTTTTATGGCTCGCTTTATGCCGGGTCTTCGTATGCCGATTTATCTCACGGCGGGGACTTCCGATCGAATTTCCTTTTATCGTTTTGTCGCGCTCGACTTTATGGCCGCCGTAATTTCCGTTCCCGTTTGGGTTTATTTGGGATATTTCGGCGCTTACAACTTCGATACGTTGATCGCCTGGGTTCACCAAGGTCAACTAACGGTTCTCGGACTTTTAGGAACGTTCGCTTTGTTGTTCGGAGTCGTGTATTGGATTCGCAAGAAACGATCCGTCGACCCTTGAGAATTTCTTTACATCTTCCGACGATCGGTTATTTTTTGACCAGTTATGGACATTCTTGCGCAGCCGGTGCTTGTGCTGAATGCCGGTTACGTCCCCATCGGGATCCGGTCGGTCAAAGACGCCCTTATCCTGATCATTCTTGAAAAAGCCCAACTCATCAAGGATGATAAAAATTTTTTAATCCGCTCTGAAAAACTCAAATTCACCGCGCCCCGAATCATTCTTCTTCGAGACTACTACCGAGTTCCTCCGAGAAGGGATCGAGTCTCCCGCGAAAATATCTTTCAACGGGACAACTATCACTGCGTTTATTGCGGAAAGAAATTTCCGGGTTCAAAACTCACTCTCGATCATGTGATTCCGCGTAGCCGATGGGATCATGTTCCGAAAAAGGAAAGGCCGAAGGAATTCAATTCCTGGGAAAATCTTGTAGCGGCCTGCAAACACTGCAATACTCGAAAAGGAAACAAGCTTCTCGCCGAATTGAAGTGGGATTTACCGAAAGAAAATCGGGTGACACCGAAGCTACGCTTTCCACTCTTCTCAATATCGGATCAGCAGGCGGAGAAGTTCGGCTGGCGGGAGTATATTTCTTTTTGAAACGTCTTTATCCATTCTTTCTAATTGCGTTTTGTTTTTTTTTCTGGGGCTGCCCTCACTATTCCACCACGCGCTTGATCTCCACGCCTCCGACCCTGATCAGCATCGTGCCGATCGCGACGGGATACGAACTGCGCTTGAGAGCGGGAAACCCCGAACTTTTTTTTAGCGGATATAGATTGTTTGTCGCGAATACGGAAAACGATTCGAGATTTCCCGCGGATATGAACACAGGAATCGATTGTGTGAACGGACTTTTAAACCTAATCCCAAACCAGCCTTTGGAATATTCGATCGAACTCAGTCCGAATAGCGGTCCGCTGGCAGCGGTCGGAACGGGAGAAAACGCGAATCGGATCTGCAAGATGAACGTGACCTTAACGAGCGGTCAGTACATCACTCTTCGATCCGAGGTACTGGTGATCAGCATTCGAAACGGAGCGGCGTCCGGTTTCGTATTTTCCATGCCTTCCAATTCTCTTAGGGTGCCTTAAACCAAACCTCGATTTTGTGAAGCGTATCCTTTGCGTCTGCGACCCAAATGCTCTGCGGATACGAAGCGAT of Leptospira sanjuanensis contains these proteins:
- a CDS encoding deoxyguanosinetriphosphate triphosphohydrolase, which translates into the protein MYFSRDDLIQKEKEGLAPYAISSANNGGRIYEEEEHSYRLPFQRDRDRVLHSSAFKRLQYKTQVFIFSVGENYRNRMTHTLEVAGLSRTIASALGLNSHLSETIALAHDLGHTPFGHAGQEVLSGLMKDHGGFEHNKQSLRIVTAIEKKYPNFPGLNLCRETLKGLMKHGTDYDPSMMLLERKESGPSLEGMIADLSDEIAYTSHDIEDGWEMGYLHLGDLSENRFWKEVYENCKLQYKDAGEKILVRTAIRTLTNSMVSDLIQNISQQLEKNQVRSTEDLVLLWKQNIRIASFSEEIHSYFRELKSFLFEKLYRHEDLVRMSDYGKKVIESLFDYFLKHPEKIPETYKERIEDESLHRVISDYVAGMTDRYAERIYQSLP
- a CDS encoding LA_2272/LA_2273 family lipoprotein; this translates as MKHTNSRIFKIHFLSPAKFSIFLFLLSCGVTGFTNEHSVVRVPVKTETEVFHANFLHGEVKNLYGLNLGVVNIIKERLIGFQVGGANVSEGKTYGAQVGVIYNSAKKGGFTVQAGVANNVEDGGAGVQVGIYNKGENKGLFITAGAYNRGGSGANVGLINNEGFGLNVGGFNYGYGVNVGVINSGKGLSIGALNLGEDGNLQIGILNFCTEGPFPIMIIVNYCSKPAETIEPKPAATKVDTKIAPADK
- a CDS encoding HNH endonuclease; translation: MDILAQPVLVLNAGYVPIGIRSVKDALILIILEKAQLIKDDKNFLIRSEKLKFTAPRIILLRDYYRVPPRRDRVSRENIFQRDNYHCVYCGKKFPGSKLTLDHVIPRSRWDHVPKKERPKEFNSWENLVAACKHCNTRKGNKLLAELKWDLPKENRVTPKLRFPLFSISDQQAEKFGWREYISF
- a CDS encoding DedA family protein gives rise to the protein MEFLNILVNLFSEYGYIAVFLVLILCGFGLPVPEDISLVSGGVIAGFGKADPHSMFLVGMAGVLIGDSAVFLIGRVYGVRVLQIPMISRIVTPERFAKVQDKIARYGNWVTFMARFMPGLRMPIYLTAGTSDRISFYRFVALDFMAAVISVPVWVYLGYFGAYNFDTLIAWVHQGQLTVLGLLGTFALLFGVVYWIRKKRSVDP
- a CDS encoding LIC11661 family lipoprotein; its protein translation is MKRLYPFFLIAFCFFFWGCPHYSTTRLISTPPTLISIVPIATGYELRLRAGNPELFFSGYRLFVANTENDSRFPADMNTGIDCVNGLLNLIPNQPLEYSIELSPNSGPLAAVGTGENANRICKMNVTLTSGQYITLRSEVLVISIRNGAASGFVFSMPSNSLRVP